A stretch of Methanosphaerula palustris E1-9c DNA encodes these proteins:
- a CDS encoding CBS domain-containing protein: MNGEFSIQDIMAKPITIAKSAVITEALDKMLNEGTDPLIVTQGNVVAGTVSRKAIAEALGSKKNATISPSKIHVANVIEEEFTSAYPDQGLEVLIPLLQHYKLIVVLDKDHRLIGQVTAANLLKVMVPQVPLTGVIEKVNSINADERVVHLRRRIIDDNESRYVVTDSEGLIGMVTETDVARSMREFREEIPDKHQDHRIRNLIVRDIMSSPLISVDAGVDTATVAQLLLARSISAVPVVEGGRIAGVVTRRSLVNAL, translated from the coding sequence ATGAACGGAGAGTTTTCAATTCAGGATATCATGGCAAAGCCAATCACCATCGCAAAGTCCGCAGTGATCACCGAAGCCCTCGACAAGATGCTGAACGAGGGAACTGACCCTCTGATCGTCACCCAGGGGAACGTAGTCGCCGGCACAGTCTCACGGAAGGCGATTGCCGAGGCACTCGGGTCCAAGAAGAACGCCACCATCTCACCATCCAAGATCCATGTCGCCAATGTGATCGAGGAGGAGTTCACCTCGGCGTACCCTGACCAGGGACTCGAAGTACTGATCCCACTGCTCCAGCACTACAAACTGATCGTGGTGCTGGACAAGGACCACCGGCTGATCGGGCAGGTGACCGCGGCCAACCTGCTCAAGGTGATGGTTCCGCAGGTGCCGCTCACAGGGGTGATCGAGAAGGTGAACTCGATCAATGCCGATGAACGAGTCGTCCACCTCCGCCGGCGGATCATCGACGACAACGAGAGCCGGTATGTGGTGACTGACAGCGAGGGGCTCATCGGGATGGTCACCGAGACCGACGTGGCCCGTTCAATGCGGGAGTTTCGCGAGGAGATCCCTGACAAGCACCAAGACCACCGGATCAGGAATCTGATCGTTCGGGATATCATGTCCTCACCTCTGATATCAGTGGACGCCGGTGTCGACACGGCCACGGTGGCGCAGTTGCTGTTGGCACGCTCGATCAGCGCAGTGCCGGTGGTCGAGGGAGGTAGAATTGCCGGAGTTGTAACCCGGCGTTCACTGGTCAATGCCCTCTGA
- a CDS encoding CBS domain-containing protein — MDIVSAVPVLGDHDHITRARQVLRDDAFREIYIVDAKGRCTGYIDISDALRVNATRSNVTLEGFVKTAAMVTPEDTLEKVAATVIQSRTDSTAVVDSNGKLIGGILVSDLFPIVLSRHEPKGKVADCMSKKVVTAEANDPLQRVHTLIIESGYTAFPVLKKHLLIGMISRRDLLDAGHFRRSLMQSGNAMVEELMTTPVISISPEQEIRTAAELLIKHDISRLPVEEDGKVVGILDRHDVLNGLKIQAERTL; from the coding sequence ATGGATATTGTATCAGCGGTTCCGGTATTGGGCGATCACGATCACATCACACGGGCCAGGCAGGTCCTGCGCGATGATGCGTTCCGTGAGATCTATATCGTTGATGCAAAGGGGCGGTGTACCGGGTATATCGATATCTCCGATGCACTACGGGTGAACGCGACCAGATCGAACGTGACGCTGGAAGGGTTCGTCAAGACAGCAGCGATGGTGACCCCCGAGGACACGCTGGAGAAGGTCGCAGCGACGGTGATACAATCACGGACCGACAGCACAGCAGTGGTGGATTCCAATGGAAAACTGATCGGTGGGATCCTGGTCTCCGACCTCTTCCCCATCGTGCTCTCGCGGCATGAACCAAAGGGAAAGGTCGCTGACTGCATGTCGAAGAAGGTTGTGACCGCAGAGGCGAACGATCCGCTTCAGCGGGTCCACACCCTGATCATCGAGAGCGGGTATACGGCCTTTCCTGTGTTGAAGAAGCATCTGCTGATCGGAATGATATCAAGGCGCGATCTCCTCGATGCAGGTCATTTCAGGCGTTCGCTGATGCAGTCTGGGAATGCGATGGTCGAGGAATTGATGACCACTCCAGTCATCTCGATCTCCCCTGAACAGGAGATCAGAACCGCTGCAGAACTGCTGATCAAGCATGACATCAGCAGGTTGCCTGTCGAAGAGGATGGAAAGGTGGTCGGGATCCTTGACCGGCACGATGTGTTGAACGGGCTGAAGATCCAGGCAGAGAGGACGCTGTGA
- a CDS encoding CBS domain-containing protein gives MKQSSDSIHLETHVQLKEMMRRHPATIDYNATVARAAMTMCSADVGSCIVLENNLPIGIVTEQDINCKVVAKNHRPGEVRVSEIMSTPLITINAERTVSEAASMMVKHRVRRLPVVDEMNRVIGIVTVRDLLSVTSEINEIMNDLIEINRPDRYDGGICERCGIMATDLLRVDSMMLCGNCREEEHL, from the coding sequence ATTCCATCCACCTGGAGACCCACGTGCAGTTGAAGGAGATGATGCGTCGTCATCCCGCAACAATAGACTACAACGCAACGGTAGCCAGAGCTGCAATGACCATGTGCAGTGCCGACGTCGGCAGTTGCATAGTGCTGGAGAATAACCTCCCGATAGGGATTGTAACCGAGCAGGACATCAACTGCAAGGTAGTCGCAAAGAATCATAGGCCAGGGGAGGTCAGAGTCAGTGAGATAATGAGCACCCCCCTGATCACAATAAATGCAGAGCGGACCGTCAGTGAGGCTGCCAGTATGATGGTGAAGCACCGGGTCAGGCGACTGCCGGTCGTCGACGAAATGAACAGGGTGATCGGGATCGTTACCGTTCGAGACCTGCTGTCCGTGACCAGCGAGATCAATGAGATCATGAATGATCTGATCGAGATCAATAGGCCTGACCGATATGATGGAGGGATCTGTGAGCGATGCGGAATCATGGCCACAGACCTGCTGCGTGTCGACTCTATGATGCTCTGCGGCAACTGCCGTGAGGAGGAACACCTGTGA
- a CDS encoding CBS domain-containing protein, with protein MNQNGRTNKQGDKLLKMPGKFDRGPVEFESRIVEQQGQVMGIATRDVIAVAQTATIINAVETMTTCGFRRLPIVDPGTRKMRGIVTASDIISLMGGGDRYSLVTVKNEGNLIAALNESVREVMSQQFISLTPMASIQDAINLIVEKKIGGVPILDDQGVLQGIVTERDLMRLFETERSMLTVEEIMSSPLRVIGPDSPISAVTREMVKHTFRRLPVVSDEVLFGIITSTDIVKYLGTGRVFDQLVTGDVSEVMALPVRDLMSGDLITTTPNTGITQASKEMLDKGIGALPVIENSRLIGLVTEFDLVKAFAGR; from the coding sequence ATGAACCAGAATGGACGTACCAACAAACAGGGGGACAAACTATTGAAGATGCCAGGGAAGTTTGATCGTGGTCCTGTAGAATTCGAGTCCAGAATCGTCGAACAGCAGGGACAGGTGATGGGGATCGCAACCAGGGATGTGATTGCAGTTGCCCAGACCGCGACGATCATCAATGCGGTCGAGACGATGACCACCTGTGGGTTCCGCAGGTTGCCGATCGTCGACCCCGGCACCAGGAAGATGCGGGGGATCGTGACCGCGAGCGACATCATCAGCCTGATGGGTGGGGGGGATCGGTATAGTCTTGTCACGGTGAAGAACGAGGGAAACCTGATCGCGGCTCTCAACGAGAGTGTTCGGGAGGTTATGAGTCAGCAGTTCATCTCGCTGACGCCAATGGCCTCAATTCAAGATGCTATCAACCTGATCGTCGAGAAGAAGATCGGCGGAGTGCCGATCCTCGACGATCAGGGGGTCCTTCAGGGGATCGTGACCGAACGAGATCTGATGCGCCTCTTTGAGACAGAACGGAGTATGCTGACAGTGGAGGAGATCATGTCCTCCCCGCTGCGGGTGATCGGGCCTGATAGTCCGATCAGTGCAGTCACCAGAGAGATGGTGAAGCATACATTCCGACGTCTGCCGGTGGTCAGTGATGAGGTTCTCTTTGGGATTATCACCTCGACCGACATCGTCAAGTATCTGGGCACTGGCCGGGTCTTTGACCAGTTGGTGACCGGGGATGTCAGCGAGGTGATGGCACTGCCAGTCAGGGATCTGATGTCAGGGGATCTGATCACCACGACCCCGAACACCGGCATCACCCAGGCATCCAAGGAGATGCTCGATAAGGGCATCGGGGCACTCCCGGTGATCGAAAACTCCCGGTTGATCGGCCTGGTCACTGAATTCGACCTGGTTAAAGCATTTGCAGGGCGGTGA
- a CDS encoding CBS domain-containing protein: MHASEIMSAPVYVIEPSENVARARNLMFRHRISRLLVVSNDILIGIITKKDIAYRLRQSEPSWRRRPIDQIPVSVLMIADPITIAPDTTIRDVARLMVNEGISSLPVVEDGTLIGIVTKSDLMRSALVGRIHGAVGDLMEDATTVSRYHSLDHVVNLISERNDKVVVVNNDGSLAGIITESNLAFFEYPAGDVLDKDVTMLRREEPAGRKAYRHVRDVTFIAEDVMSSPVETIRADNLVGEAVAWMRERAINSLVVTDNNELRGILKRDDIIQEVAR, from the coding sequence ATGCATGCATCAGAAATTATGTCTGCGCCGGTCTATGTGATCGAGCCTTCAGAGAATGTGGCGAGGGCTCGGAACCTGATGTTCCGGCACAGGATCTCACGACTGCTGGTCGTTTCGAACGACATACTGATCGGGATCATCACAAAGAAGGATATAGCATACCGGCTGCGACAGTCTGAGCCATCGTGGCGGCGGCGCCCGATCGATCAGATCCCGGTCAGTGTCCTGATGATCGCAGACCCGATCACCATTGCCCCTGATACGACGATCCGGGATGTGGCCCGTCTGATGGTCAATGAAGGGATCAGCAGCCTGCCAGTGGTTGAGGACGGCACCCTGATCGGGATCGTGACCAAGTCGGACCTGATGAGGTCGGCATTGGTGGGACGGATCCACGGGGCCGTCGGGGATCTGATGGAGGACGCAACAACAGTCAGCAGGTATCACTCACTTGACCATGTGGTGAACCTGATCAGCGAACGGAACGACAAGGTGGTAGTGGTCAACAACGACGGGTCACTGGCCGGGATCATCACCGAGAGCAATCTGGCCTTCTTCGAATATCCAGCAGGTGACGTCCTGGATAAGGATGTAACGATGCTCCGCAGGGAGGAGCCGGCTGGAAGGAAGGCTTATCGGCATGTCAGGGATGTCACCTTCATCGCAGAGGACGTGATGTCAAGCCCGGTGGAGACGATCAGAGCCGACAATCTGGTAGGGGAGGCGGTAGCCTGGATGAGAGAGAGAGCGATCAACAGTCTTGTAGTGACAGATAATAATGAACTCAGAGGAATTCTCAAGAGAGACGACATTATACAGGAAGTAGCACGATGA